From Micromonospora echinospora:
GCCGACGATCGGGGCGAGCGCCATCGGGGCGATGACCGCGAAGATGGTCGCCCCCGCCATGCTGTCCGACCCGGTCAGATCCTTGACCCAGACGGCCAGGGCGAGCAGCAGCACCGACTCCGCCGCCATGCTCGCCACCAGGGCGGCGAAGAGGAGACGGAAGTCGGGGCGGCGCAGGACGGTGCGCATCGGGTTGCCTCCGGCAGGGGTGCGCCACCAGGGGCGCGTCGGGGGTGGGCGCTGGTGAAGACACCCTCCACAGTCCTCTTTTTGACTCGTGACACGCCCGTGCCGGAACCTCCGACGCCGGTCGCGCCGTCCATACTGACCGTGGGGGGCGAATTTCATACAGTTACCGTCGTGTCCTGCGACGGTCGACGGGAAAGAGGACACCGTGCCTCCTGCCGTACCAGGCCCGATTCTGCGCCGCCGTCGACTCGGCATCGAGCTGCGTCGGCTCCGCGAACAGGCCGGTCTGACCGGTGACCAGGTCATCGAGCGGATCGGCTGGGCCTCCGCATCCAAGTTGTCCCGCCTGGAGAACGGCCGCAGCCGGCCCGACCCGGACGACGTGGACGTGTTGTTGACGCTCTACGGCGCCGACGAGGAGCAGCGCGCGGACCTGACCGGGATCACCCACGAGGCCGGCGACATGCGCGGCTGGCTGCGCAACTTCCCGGTGATGACGCAGCAGCAGCGCGCCTTCGCCGAGCTGGAGGCCGGCTGCGCGGAGATCTCCGAGTACAACCCGGTGCTGGTCCCGGGGCTGTTGCAGACGCCCGGGTACGCCCGGCACCGGATCATGTCGGCCGCGCAGGTCGCTGGCGAGGCCGGCGACCAGGAGCACGAGGACCCGGAGACCGAGGTACGCGCGCGGCAGGCCCGCCAGTCGCTGCTGACCCGCTCCCCCGACGTGCCCCGGTACACGGCCGTGCTGGAGGAGGCCGCCCTCGGCCGGCGGGCCGGCCCGCCGGAGGTGCTGCACGACCAGCTCGTCCACCTGTGCGAGATGGCCCTGCTCCCGAACGTGACGTTGCTGCTGCTGTTGCGGGACACCCGGGTCGGCGACTGGTACCTTCCGCCGACCGCGTTCTCGGTCTACCGGTTCGCCGATCCGCTCGATCCGGAGACATTGGCCATCGAAGGTGGGTTCACCGACGTCATGTCGACCGAGGTGAACACCCTAAATCGCTATAAAGTGGTGTTCGAGTGGCTATGCTCGTCGGCACTCTCCGCATCGGACACCCTCTCCTGGTTGATCGAGGCGACAGGACGGCTGACCGGCACGGCAGTCGAGTCCACGGCGGTGTACGGGCCGGCAACGGCGCCGACCCAGCGCCGCCGGGACTCGGGGCGCCTCACCACGGAGCGGTGATCCGGCAGGACACCGTCCGCGCTCCGGCGTCGCTCGGTCCCATCGGAGCACCTCACCAGGAGCAAGCACCATGAACGAGATCCGTACCAGCACGACCGCCCTCTCGGGAGAGCTCGCCGGCGCCGCCTGGCGCAAGAGCACCCGTAGCCAGACCTCCAACTGCGTGGAGGTCGCGCCGCTCGGCAACGGGCCGGCGACCGTGGCGCTGCGGGACAGCAAGGATCCGAGCGGACCGGTCCTGCTGTTCAACCGGGCCGGTTGGCTCGGCTTCCTCGCCGGAGCGAAGAACGGTCAGTTCGATCTGGACTGATCCGGCGAACGTTCGGGGCCGTCGGCGTCACGCCGGCGGCCCCCTCGCATGTCCGGCCCCGACAACGGTGCTGACCTGGCATCCCCCGATCGGTCGAGCTGGCGCGTTCCACTTGTCGGGAGGACACATCGGCGTAACATGACGCGGGAGTGACGTGGAAGTTCCAGCGGGTAACCGTCCACTCTCCGGGGGACACCATGCGGTTCCTGATCGTCCGCACCGAGATCCGTACCGCCGCCGACGCCGACATCGCCGCCGCCTGGGCCGGCGGGGGCCGCCTGCGGGACGAGACGAGCACGCCGGAACCCCGCCGCCAGGTCGTCCACGCCGAGGACCGGGACGCCGCGCTCCTGCTCGCCCGCGCGCTGTCCGCCGTCGGGGCGGTACGCACCGGCCGGCACCGGGTCAAGGTGCTGCCCATCGAGGAGTCCGCACCCTGGCACCCGTACCGCTGGGACGGTGGATGACCGGACGCTGACGTCCGTCGTGGCCGGACCGGCTTCCCCCGCCGATTTTCGCCTCACCCGGCCACGACGGCCCGTGTTCCCGGCCCGCGACCGTCGCGGCAACGACGGTCCGGGCCGGGACCGTCTCCCACCCGGCCCTGTGTCCGCCCGGCCCAGGTCCGGCCCGCCCAGGTCCGGCCCGCCCAGGTCCGGCCCGCCTCGCCAGTTCGGGGAGGTGGCTGCATCCCACCGCCCTCGACCACACCACTTCCCCGAACTGGCACCGCGGCACCAGCCGAAACCCGCCAACCCGAGTGGCGGGCAGACATCGGGCGGGTCAGCAGTGGCCGTCGAGCCAGCGGTGCACCAGGAACAACGCGATCGACGACGGCGGCGGCAGGACCAGCCGGTCTCCCCCGCCCACCGGTACCGGCTCGCCGGCCAGCGCCGCCCCGATCTCCCGGCGGGTGAACCAGCGCGCGTGCGCGATCTCGGCCAGGTCGACCCGGATCGGCGCCTCCGCGTCGGCGCGGGCGAGGAAGCCGAGCATCAGCGAGCCGGGGAACGGCCAGGACTGGCTGCCGACGTACATGATCTCCTCGACCGGGACGCCGACCTCCTCGCGGACCTCGCGGAGCACGGCGGCCTCGGCCGACTCGCCGGGCTCGACGTATCCGGCCAGGCAGGAGTAGCGGCGCTGCCCGGGGGTGCGCGGCCAGGCCGCGTTGTTGCCGAGCAGGCAGCGGCCGTCCGCGCCGTCCGCGCCGTCGTGCACCAGCACGATCATGGCCGGGTCGGTACGCGGCCAGACCCGGTCGCCGCCCGGGTCGATCCTCGACCAGCCCGCCTCGTCGGCCCGCGTCGCCTTCCCCGTCGTGGACGAGTAGCCGTGCCGCAGGTGCCAGTTGAGCAGCGCCAGCGCGGTGGTGAACAGGCCCGCGTCCCGGTCGGTCATCAGGTGGCCCACCTCGCGCAGGTGCGCCGGGCGGGTCTCCGGCAGCGCCGGCAGCGGCAGGTCAACGGCGAAGACCGGCACGCCGTCCGGCTCGACGCCGAGGAACATCGGCACCGACCGCGGCACCTCCGGCAGGTCGCCGGGGCCGACCAGGACCAGTTCCGGCGGGGACGCCACGCCCCGGACCAGGGCACGCCCCTCGGCCGCCGAGTCGAGCACCAGCACCCGCGCCCGCTCCCACGCCTCGGCCAGCCAGGCCGGGTCGGTACGCCGGTGGGCGGCCCGGTCGAGCGTGGACCGGGCCAGCGGCGGCGCGGGCTCGCCGCTCATGCGGATTCCGTACGCACCGGTGTGAGCGTGGCGAGCGAGTCGGCCACCCGCTCGGCGTCGCCGAGCACGACGGTGATCGCGCGGGCCGGCGCCAGGTAGCGGGCGGCCACTTCGGCCACGTCGTCCACTGTCGCGGCGGCGAGCCGGGCGGCGTGCTCGGCGAGGAAGTCCAGCCGCAGCCCGCTGCCGGCGTACGCGCTGGTCAGGGACGCGAGCCCGGCCTGGGTCGACATGCCGAGCTGAAGCGTGCCGAGCGCGTACTGACGGGCCTGCTCCAGCTCGTCGGCCTTCGGCGGCACCGTGGCCAGCCGACCCAGCTCGTAGCTCGTCTCCACGAGCGCCGCCGCGGTCACCTCGGTGGCCACCTCGGCGCCGGCGATGAGCACCGAACCGGCCACCGAGTGCTCGACGAGCGAGTGCGGCCCGTACGTGTAGCCCTTGTCCTCGCGGATGTTCTCCACCCAGCGGGAGGAGAAGTAGCCGCCGAAGATGAGGTTCGCCAGTTGCAGCGCGGCGTGGTCCGGGTGGGTGCGCGGCACCGCGGGCAGGGCGAGGCGCAGCGAGGACTGCACCGAGCCGGGCCGGTCGACCAGCAGCAGCGGCCCGGGTTCCAGCGGCGGCGCGGGCGGCAGTTCGGCGACGTGCCCGTCGCCGCGCCAGCCGGCGAGCGCCTGCTCGGCCGCGTCCAGCGCCCGCTCCGGCTGTACGTCGCCGACGACCACGAGCACCGCCCCGGCCGGGTGCACCCGCTCGGCGTGCAGCCGCCGCAGCGCGGCCGGCCGGACCGCCCGGACCTGGTCCGGGTCGGGGGTCTGCACGGCGTACGGGTGGCGGCCGTACATCCGCTTGAGCAGCGCGGTGCGGGCCAGGTGCGACGGCTGGCTCTGGGCGACCTGGATGCGGTCGACCAGCCGGTCCCGTTCGGTCTCCACCCAGTCGGCCGGGTAGTTGGCGCCGGTGAGCACCTCGGCGAGCAGTTCCAGCATCCGGTCCAGCCCGGTGACCAGGCCGGCGCCGGAGAGCATCAGCCGGTCCGGGTCGAGACCGGCGGTCAGCCCTCCGCCGACCTTTTGCAGCTCGGCGGCGATCTCGGTGGCGCTGTGCGCCTGCGTGCCGGCGAGCATGGTCTGCGCCAGCATCGCGCCGCGCGCGAGGTGGGCACGGCCGAACGGCATCCAGAGCCGCAGTTCCACCAGCGGCACGGCGGACCGGCGTACCGCGATCACGGTGAGGCCGTTGCGCAACGTGCGCTCGGCCTGCTTGGGCACCTTGAGGCGGCGGTTCGGGCGCAGCGCCGGAAGCGGCCGGACGGTGGTGGCGGCGGTCGTACTCGTGCTCATCGGGCTCCTCCGGCGACGACCTCGACGGACGCGCGGCGCTCGGGCCGCAGGGTGGCGGCGGCGGCACGGACCTGGTCCTCGGTCACCGCGCCGACCAGCCGGGGCAGCTCGTTGAGCAGGCCCGGCTCGCCGCGCTGCTGTTCCAGCACCGCCATTCGCAACGCCCGGCCGAGCACCGCGTCGGTGTCGCGCAGCAGGTGGGTGGCCATCCGGGCCTGGGTACGCGCCAGCTCCCCCTCGGTCAGCCCGTCGGTCGCCAGCCGGTCCAGCTCCTCGTCGATCGTGCGCAGCACCTTGTCGACGTCGCCGCCGGGCGGCAGGTGCGCCTGGAGCAGCAGCGCGGTGGGGTCGCGCACGTCGAACGGGTCGCCCATGAAACCGACGTACCCGCCGAGGCTGGTGACCGACCGGTCGCGCTGCACCAGCCGCTCGACCAGCCGGGAGGCGTCGCCGTCGGTGAGCACCTCGGCCAGCACCACATAGGGCAGGTAGCCGGCGAAGTCGCTGATCGGGTCGGGCACCCGCCACGCGCCGGCCACCGCCGGGAGCGGGGCCAGCGCGTCGGTGTACGTGCTGCGCCGCTCGGTGGTCAGGTCGGGCTCGGCGAAGTCGGGCCGCTCCGGCGCGGGACGGGCCGGCACGTCTCCGAAGTGCCGCTCGATGAGCGTGGTCGCCTCGGCCACGTCGATGTCGCCGCTGACCGCGAGTACGGCGTTGCCGCTGGCGTAGTAGCGGCGGAAGAAGTCGGCGGCGTCGGCCACTGTCGCCGACTCCAGGTCGACGAAGGAGCCGTAGCCGTCGTGCGCGTTGGGGAAGGTGTCGAACATCACCGGGGGCAGCGTCAGCCAGGGGAACCCGCCGTACGGCCGGTTCAGCACGTTGACCCGGATCTCCTCCTTGACCACGTCGACCTGGTTGCGCAGGTTCTCCTCGGTCAGCCGGGGGCCGCGCATCCGGTCGGCCTCCAGGAACAGCGCGCGTTCCAGGGCGTTCGCGGGCAGAGTCTCGAAGTAGTCGGTGTAGTCCAGGTGGGTGGAGCCGTTGAACGTTCCGCCCGCGCCCTGGACGTGCCGGAAGTGGGCCAGCTTCTCCAGGTTCTCCGAGCCCTGGAACATCAGGTGCTCGAAGAGGTGGGCGAACCCGGTGCGTCCCTCCGGCTCGGAGCGGATGCCGACGTCGTAGACCACCGCCACCCCGATGACCGGGGCGCTGCGGTCCGGCGTGAGCACCACACGCAGGCCGTTGTCGAGGGTGAGTCGTTCGACCGGGTACTTCGTCGCTGGGATCTTCGCTCTCCGCGTGGGCACGAGATCGACATTAGCGCTTCCGTACCGGCTCTACCGCCGGTGTGCGGCGGCCCGCCGGACGGCGGGGCCGGGGGCCGACCGACCGGCCACGCCTTCTCCACCGAACAGGTGGGAATTATCGGGAAAGCCGAGGTCGCGGTCCCGACGCCCGGATCGGGTCTTGACGCCGCTCGACCTCTGCCCCAGTCTTCCTACCAACTAAATAGGAATACTGCGGATTGGACATTCGATGAGAGGGCTTCCCCTGCGCCGCCTGGTCACCCTGGCGACCCTGGCCGCGGTCGGCGCGGCCACGCTCGGCACCACCGCCGCCTGCGGCGAGGACAGCGACGCCGCCGGCGGGTCCGGCCCGGTGACGCTGCGCCTGGGCTACTTCCCCAACATCACGCACGCCCCGGCCGTGGTCGGCGTGGAAAAGGGGATCTTCAAGGAGAAGCTCGGCAGCGACGTCGAGCTGGACACGAAGACCTTCAACGCCGGCCCGGCCGCCATCGAGGCCGTCTTCTCCGGCGCGCTCGACGCCACGTACATCGGCCCGAACCCGACGGTGAACGCCTTCTCCAAGTCCAAGGGCGAGGCCGTCCGGGTCATCTCCGGCGCGGCGTCCGGCGGCGTCGCGCTCGTGGTCAAGCCCGGCATCACCTCGGTGGAGCAGCTGCGCGGCAAGAAGATCGCCACCCCGCAGCTCGGCAACACCCAGGACGTGGCGCTGCGCTTCTGGCTCAAGGAGAAGGGCCTGGAGACCACCAAGGAGGGCGGCGGCGACGTCAAGATCGTCCCGCAGGAGAACGCGCAGACGATCGAGACCTTCGGCAGCGGCGCCATCGACGGCGCGTGGGTGCCCGAGCCGTTCGTCTCCCGGCTGGTGAACGCCGGTGGCAAGGTGCTCGTCGACGAGCGTGACCTCTGGCCGGACAAGAAGTTCGTCATCACCAACCTGCTGGTCAGCACCAAGTTCCTCAAGGCGCACCCGGACGTGGTGAAGAAGCTGGTCGAGGGCCAGGTGGCGGCGAACGAGTTCGTCAACACCAAGCCGGACGAGGCGCAGCAGGCCATCTCCGCCCACATCGGCAAGATCACCGGCAAGCCGCTGGACCTCAAGCTGATCAAGCAGGCCTGGCCGACGCTGGAGTTCACGAACGACCCCATCCCGTCCTCGCTGAAGACCGGCCTGGACCACGCCGTCGCGGTCGGGCTGACCCAGCCGGTCGACCTGAACGGCCTCTACGACCTGAAGTACCTGAACGAGGTGCTGAAGACGCAGGGCAAGGCCGAGGTCAGCCAGCCGTGACGTCGACGAGCACGACCCCGCGCAGCGCGACCGGCTCGGTCGCGCTGCGCGGCGTGACCAAGGTGTACGGCCAGGGCGATCAGGCCGTCCTGGCGCTGGACGGATTGTCGTTGGACGTCGCGCCCGGCGAATTCGTCTGCATGGTCGGCGCGTCCGGCTGCGGCAAGAGCACGCTGCTCAACCTGGTCGCCGGCCTGGACCGGGCCAGCGGCGGCACGATCGAGCTCGGCGAGGGCATCAACCCGGGACTGATGTTCCAGGAGCCGGCGCTGTTCCCGTGGCTCACAGTCGAGGGCAACGTCGAGGTGCCGCTGAAGCTGCGTGGCCTGCCCCGCGACCAGCGCAAGGAGCGGGTGGCCGAGCTGCTGCGCACGGTCCACCTGTCCGAGTTCGGCCGCAAGCGTCCGCACCAGCTCTCCGGCGGCATGCGGCAGCGCGTCGCGCTGGCCCGCACGCTCGCGCTGGAGACGCCGGTGCTGCTGATGGACGAGCCGTTCGGCGCGCTGGACGCGATGACCCGCGACATCCTGCACGACGAGCTGGAGCGGATCTGGACCGAGCGCAAGCTCACCGTCCTGTTCGTCACGCACAACGTTCGCGAGGCGGCCCGGCTCGCCGATCGCATCGTGCTGCTCTCCAGCCGGCCCGGCCGGATCATCTACTCCACCGAGGTCGCCGTGCCGCGCCCCCGGCGGATCGACTCGCCGGAGGTCTCGGCCATCGCCGCCGAGGTCACCGACCGGCTGCGCAAGGAGGTGGGCCGGCATGGCCAGTGACACCCTGTCCGCGGCGGCGCGGGCCGACGCGGAGATCTCCGGGCTCGACGCGCTGGAGATCGCCGGCCGGGAGAAGGGCCCGTCCCGGGTACGCCGCCTGTGGTCGGCCACCTGGCCCAAGCTCGCCGCGCTCGCGCTCGCGGTGGCGATCTGGCAGGCGGTGGTCTGGTCCGGGTGGAAGGAGCCGTGGGCGCTGCCCGGCCCGGCCGTGGTCTTCGGCGACCTCGGGGAGTACCTGCTCAGCTCGGCGCTCTGGGAGGGCCTGGCCACCACGGCCCGGCGGGCGGCGGTCGGCTTCGCCGCCGCGGTGGCGGTCGGTCTGCTGCTCGGCCTGGGCGTGGCCCGGGTCAAGGTGCTCCGGGCCGCACTCGGCTCGATGATCACCGCGTTGCAGACCATGCCGTCGATCGCCTGGTTCCCGCTGGCCATCCTGCTGTTCCAGCTCAGTGAGCAGGCGATCTTCTTCGTGGTGGTGCTCGGCGCCGCGCCGTCGGTCGCCAACGGCGTCATCCACGGCGTGGACTACGTGCCGCCGCTGCTGGTCCGCGCCGGCCGCAACCTCGGCGCGCGAGGGCTGAACCTCTACCGGTACGTGATCGCGCCGGCCGCGCTACCAGCCATCGTGGCCGGGCTCAAGCAGGGCTGGGCGTTCGCCTGGCGCAGCCTGATGGCCGGTGAGCTGCTGGTGGTCATCGCCACCCGCACCTCGATCGGCGCTCAGCTCACCTACGCGCGCGAGCTGAGCGAGGCGCCGCGGCTGATGGCCATCATGATCGTCATCCTGGTGGTGGGTCTGCTGGTGGACACCGCGTTCGGGGCCGCCGACAAGGCGATCCGCCGCCGCTGGGGCGTGCTGGACCAGGCCGGCAACTGACGCCGTGTACATCTCCGCGCGCGCCGACTACGCGCTCCGGGCCATGCTCGCCGTCGCCGACGTCGCCGACACCACGGGTGACTCGGGGGCCGGTGGCGGCGAGCTGGTCAAGGCGGCGAGCCTGGC
This genomic window contains:
- a CDS encoding helix-turn-helix domain-containing protein; protein product: MPPAVPGPILRRRRLGIELRRLREQAGLTGDQVIERIGWASASKLSRLENGRSRPDPDDVDVLLTLYGADEEQRADLTGITHEAGDMRGWLRNFPVMTQQQRAFAELEAGCAEISEYNPVLVPGLLQTPGYARHRIMSAAQVAGEAGDQEHEDPETEVRARQARQSLLTRSPDVPRYTAVLEEAALGRRAGPPEVLHDQLVHLCEMALLPNVTLLLLLRDTRVGDWYLPPTAFSVYRFADPLDPETLAIEGGFTDVMSTEVNTLNRYKVVFEWLCSSALSASDTLSWLIEATGRLTGTAVESTAVYGPATAPTQRRRDSGRLTTER
- a CDS encoding DUF397 domain-containing protein yields the protein MNEIRTSTTALSGELAGAAWRKSTRSQTSNCVEVAPLGNGPATVALRDSKDPSGPVLLFNRAGWLGFLAGAKNGQFDLD
- the nudC gene encoding NAD(+) diphosphatase → MSGEPAPPLARSTLDRAAHRRTDPAWLAEAWERARVLVLDSAAEGRALVRGVASPPELVLVGPGDLPEVPRSVPMFLGVEPDGVPVFAVDLPLPALPETRPAHLREVGHLMTDRDAGLFTTALALLNWHLRHGYSSTTGKATRADEAGWSRIDPGGDRVWPRTDPAMIVLVHDGADGADGRCLLGNNAAWPRTPGQRRYSCLAGYVEPGESAEAAVLREVREEVGVPVEEIMYVGSQSWPFPGSLMLGFLARADAEAPIRVDLAEIAHARWFTRREIGAALAGEPVPVGGGDRLVLPPPSSIALFLVHRWLDGHC
- a CDS encoding M16 family metallopeptidase, whose product is MSTSTTAATTVRPLPALRPNRRLKVPKQAERTLRNGLTVIAVRRSAVPLVELRLWMPFGRAHLARGAMLAQTMLAGTQAHSATEIAAELQKVGGGLTAGLDPDRLMLSGAGLVTGLDRMLELLAEVLTGANYPADWVETERDRLVDRIQVAQSQPSHLARTALLKRMYGRHPYAVQTPDPDQVRAVRPAALRRLHAERVHPAGAVLVVVGDVQPERALDAAEQALAGWRGDGHVAELPPAPPLEPGPLLLVDRPGSVQSSLRLALPAVPRTHPDHAALQLANLIFGGYFSSRWVENIREDKGYTYGPHSLVEHSVAGSVLIAGAEVATEVTAAALVETSYELGRLATVPPKADELEQARQYALGTLQLGMSTQAGLASLTSAYAGSGLRLDFLAEHAARLAAATVDDVAEVAARYLAPARAITVVLGDAERVADSLATLTPVRTESA
- a CDS encoding M16 family metallopeptidase, which translates into the protein MPTRRAKIPATKYPVERLTLDNGLRVVLTPDRSAPVIGVAVVYDVGIRSEPEGRTGFAHLFEHLMFQGSENLEKLAHFRHVQGAGGTFNGSTHLDYTDYFETLPANALERALFLEADRMRGPRLTEENLRNQVDVVKEEIRVNVLNRPYGGFPWLTLPPVMFDTFPNAHDGYGSFVDLESATVADAADFFRRYYASGNAVLAVSGDIDVAEATTLIERHFGDVPARPAPERPDFAEPDLTTERRSTYTDALAPLPAVAGAWRVPDPISDFAGYLPYVVLAEVLTDGDASRLVERLVQRDRSVTSLGGYVGFMGDPFDVRDPTALLLQAHLPPGGDVDKVLRTIDEELDRLATDGLTEGELARTQARMATHLLRDTDAVLGRALRMAVLEQQRGEPGLLNELPRLVGAVTEDQVRAAAATLRPERRASVEVVAGGAR
- a CDS encoding ABC transporter substrate-binding protein, which gives rise to MRGLPLRRLVTLATLAAVGAATLGTTAACGEDSDAAGGSGPVTLRLGYFPNITHAPAVVGVEKGIFKEKLGSDVELDTKTFNAGPAAIEAVFSGALDATYIGPNPTVNAFSKSKGEAVRVISGAASGGVALVVKPGITSVEQLRGKKIATPQLGNTQDVALRFWLKEKGLETTKEGGGDVKIVPQENAQTIETFGSGAIDGAWVPEPFVSRLVNAGGKVLVDERDLWPDKKFVITNLLVSTKFLKAHPDVVKKLVEGQVAANEFVNTKPDEAQQAISAHIGKITGKPLDLKLIKQAWPTLEFTNDPIPSSLKTGLDHAVAVGLTQPVDLNGLYDLKYLNEVLKTQGKAEVSQP
- a CDS encoding ABC transporter ATP-binding protein, whose translation is MTSTSTTPRSATGSVALRGVTKVYGQGDQAVLALDGLSLDVAPGEFVCMVGASGCGKSTLLNLVAGLDRASGGTIELGEGINPGLMFQEPALFPWLTVEGNVEVPLKLRGLPRDQRKERVAELLRTVHLSEFGRKRPHQLSGGMRQRVALARTLALETPVLLMDEPFGALDAMTRDILHDELERIWTERKLTVLFVTHNVREAARLADRIVLLSSRPGRIIYSTEVAVPRPRRIDSPEVSAIAAEVTDRLRKEVGRHGQ
- a CDS encoding ABC transporter permease, whose protein sequence is MASDTLSAAARADAEISGLDALEIAGREKGPSRVRRLWSATWPKLAALALAVAIWQAVVWSGWKEPWALPGPAVVFGDLGEYLLSSALWEGLATTARRAAVGFAAAVAVGLLLGLGVARVKVLRAALGSMITALQTMPSIAWFPLAILLFQLSEQAIFFVVVLGAAPSVANGVIHGVDYVPPLLVRAGRNLGARGLNLYRYVIAPAALPAIVAGLKQGWAFAWRSLMAGELLVVIATRTSIGAQLTYARELSEAPRLMAIMIVILVVGLLVDTAFGAADKAIRRRWGVLDQAGN